A window of the Pedobacter frigiditerrae genome harbors these coding sequences:
- a CDS encoding alpha/beta hydrolase, translating into METTGYAPINGIKMYYEIYGEGKIPLVLIHGGGSTIETSFANIIPFLAKYGKVIAVELQAHGRTSDRNAPESFAQDADDVAALVKHLKIEKANFFGFSNGGSTTLQIAIRHPDVVNKIIALSAASKRDGLIAGFFEGMKGVTLANMPTPLQEAYLKVAPNKDGLKVMFEKDRDRMINFQDWKDEDMKAIKAPTLFIVSQNDVITIDHTVKMSQLITGAKLIVLPGVHGSCIGEVCTVEKGSKMPEITAALMDEFLKAN; encoded by the coding sequence ATGGAAACTACAGGTTATGCGCCAATTAATGGCATCAAAATGTATTATGAAATTTATGGTGAAGGGAAAATTCCATTAGTGCTGATACATGGTGGGGGCTCTACAATTGAAACTTCATTTGCGAATATTATTCCTTTTTTAGCTAAATATGGAAAGGTGATAGCAGTAGAATTACAAGCACACGGCAGAACAAGTGATAGGAATGCACCAGAATCTTTTGCTCAAGATGCCGATGATGTGGCGGCTTTGGTAAAGCACTTAAAAATTGAAAAAGCGAACTTTTTTGGCTTTAGCAATGGCGGTTCTACCACTTTGCAAATTGCAATAAGACATCCAGATGTGGTGAATAAAATAATAGCGCTGTCTGCAGCCAGTAAAAGAGATGGTTTAATTGCTGGCTTTTTCGAAGGAATGAAAGGTGTAACCCTTGCCAATATGCCAACGCCATTGCAAGAAGCTTACCTAAAAGTTGCTCCAAATAAAGACGGACTAAAAGTGATGTTTGAAAAGGACAGGGATAGAATGATTAATTTTCAGGATTGGAAAGATGAAGATATGAAAGCTATCAAAGCACCAACATTATTTATTGTCTCTCAAAATGATGTGATCACCATTGATCATACCGTGAAAATGTCTCAGTTAATAACAGGCGCTAAACTAATTGTTTTACCAGGAGTTCACGGTTCTTGTATTGGAGAAGTCTGCACGGTAGAAAAAGGAAGTAAAATGCCAGAAATTACAGCTGCTTTAATGGATGAGTTTTTGAAAGCTAATTAA